One Aneurinibacillus migulanus genomic region harbors:
- a CDS encoding acyltransferase yields the protein MKQRLYAFDDIRAFAALSVIAIHATAPYVTAEPVGFVWNQFMRYAVPLFIILSGFLLYYADRKKDHLKYGQFMRKRLTKIFIPYLIWTLIYTLYKMPEELADKGAEALQDVGWAFLCFLPDGSAFVHLYFLIIMFQLYLLYPALRLWVKRRANQALFISFLCTFLIQTWTYVHSVTEWLVEIPQVTRIFPVWLFFFVLGMYTAQHKEKWETWLKRNDILITFCWLISIVLLLADSWITETYGASIKPTVVLYTITSYFLFYYVCTSRPRWKQQGGGFIQWLSAQSFLVFLLHPLILTVLRILPREYGDDVIWDGTGGMLGLFAATTGITLLLTYIISFTPLASILGGVQAGKK from the coding sequence ATGAAGCAAAGGTTGTATGCATTCGACGATATCAGGGCGTTTGCGGCGCTTTCGGTTATCGCTATCCATGCGACGGCACCGTATGTAACCGCAGAGCCTGTAGGATTTGTATGGAACCAGTTCATGCGGTATGCGGTTCCGCTTTTTATCATTCTTTCGGGGTTTCTTCTTTATTATGCGGATCGGAAGAAAGACCATTTGAAATACGGACAGTTCATGCGTAAGCGCCTGACGAAAATCTTTATTCCTTATCTCATCTGGACGCTCATATATACACTGTACAAAATGCCAGAGGAACTGGCTGATAAAGGAGCAGAAGCGCTGCAGGATGTAGGCTGGGCGTTTCTGTGTTTTCTGCCTGATGGCTCAGCCTTTGTTCACCTGTATTTCCTGATTATTATGTTTCAGTTGTATTTGCTGTATCCGGCATTGCGGCTATGGGTAAAGCGTAGGGCCAATCAGGCGCTTTTCATCTCATTTCTGTGTACGTTTTTGATACAAACATGGACGTATGTACATAGTGTGACGGAATGGCTTGTAGAGATTCCACAGGTGACCCGGATTTTCCCTGTGTGGCTATTTTTCTTTGTGTTGGGTATGTACACGGCCCAGCATAAGGAGAAGTGGGAGACGTGGCTGAAGCGGAATGATATCCTAATAACGTTCTGCTGGCTTATCTCTATCGTCCTTCTGCTTGCGGATAGCTGGATAACAGAGACATACGGGGCATCAATTAAACCGACGGTCGTCCTGTATACGATTACGAGCTACTTTTTATTTTATTATGTATGTACAAGTAGACCAAGGTGGAAACAACAGGGAGGGGGCTTCATACAGTGGCTATCAGCACAATCCTTTCTTGTTTTCCTGCTTCATCCGCTCATCTTGACAGTGCTGCGCATATTGCCGAGGGAGTATGGAGACGACGTGATTTGGGACGGTACGGGAGGAATGCTGGGGTTATTCGCTGCGACGACAGGGATAACGCTTCTGCTGACATATATCATTAGCTTTACACCGCTTGCTTCCATATTGGGCGGTGTGCAGGCTGGAAAAAAATGA
- a CDS encoding SLAP domain-containing protein, with protein sequence MISFLKKWRSVKPENEAEQPVIQKEQQVEEGAPFEEEVAQGSFIKLILPENEWGPLLKADESYVFRFAFSELPELEPGVFAIDGYKLEQTMDGFSVLGFMRNSMDEQVELEQVPVVLKDAGGAIIARQLFNVREEMKVIPPQSGMPWRFVFPYASFVAPSVDLSAWRLEFHMQDGKTQSRVQTLEFELSGETWIEQQARIDEQIATDIQRALIKTEGLVHAIGANTVMQDNGDLEVLVALRNSRDEAVLLEADTIFTVRDATGEVVASHSFDLSGVELPAYSATPYTLVFPQSSLKKQKPDFSEWSIVQE encoded by the coding sequence ATGATTTCATTTTTGAAGAAGTGGCGCTCCGTCAAACCGGAGAATGAAGCGGAGCAGCCTGTGATACAGAAGGAGCAGCAAGTCGAGGAAGGAGCTCCGTTCGAAGAAGAGGTAGCGCAGGGATCTTTTATCAAACTAATCCTTCCGGAAAATGAATGGGGGCCGTTATTAAAGGCGGATGAATCATACGTATTCCGGTTTGCCTTCAGTGAATTGCCGGAGCTTGAGCCGGGTGTATTTGCGATTGACGGATATAAGCTGGAGCAGACGATGGATGGTTTTTCTGTACTGGGCTTTATGCGCAATAGTATGGACGAGCAGGTGGAGTTGGAGCAAGTGCCGGTCGTGTTGAAGGATGCAGGAGGTGCGATCATTGCGCGTCAGCTATTCAATGTGAGAGAAGAGATGAAAGTGATTCCGCCACAGAGCGGTATGCCGTGGCGTTTTGTTTTTCCGTATGCTTCCTTCGTAGCACCAAGCGTCGATTTATCGGCCTGGCGTCTGGAGTTCCACATGCAGGACGGAAAGACGCAATCACGTGTGCAAACGCTTGAGTTTGAGTTGTCAGGAGAGACATGGATTGAGCAGCAGGCAAGAATAGATGAACAGATCGCAACGGATATCCAGCGAGCCCTCATCAAGACAGAAGGACTTGTGCATGCGATCGGTGCCAATACAGTCATGCAGGATAATGGAGACCTCGAAGTACTTGTAGCTCTGCGAAACAGTCGTGATGAAGCGGTCTTACTCGAAGCGGATACGATATTTACTGTGCGTGATGCAACCGGGGAAGTAGTCGCTTCTCATTCGTTTGATTTGTCCGGTGTGGAGCTTCCTGCTTATTCGGCTACACCGTATACGCTAGTGTTCCCGCAATCTTCATTGAAGAAGCAAAAACCGGATTTTAGCGAATGGTCGATCGTTCAGGAATAG
- a CDS encoding S-layer homology domain-containing protein codes for MKVKKSYNKVLSTAVILSMVLGPTSALADTSAFKDLNQAASWAQGGIMEAKNRDLMKGDNNGNFRPKALVTRQEVASILVNILKLEEPNVQVSSYTDVPPNAWGMRAIEAVKNAGIMRGDGNGKFRPNAPVTREELAVVLVSAIKADTIGKGGSLGVADAGRISSWARPAVQVAMEKGLLRGDGKNFNPKQNAPRQEVAIMAVNLANALQQTPAPTPTPTTTPSTNTIEAKVESVTDSTITLSGKSYDLSSDVRDLLNDKNREALKNATIKVETKDKTITKVTYLELTASGQSAGSGDKKFSDNVVLDGGTVNGDVKVKGDYVSLKNVKVKGDLEVTKDVSRGFYSYRVTVDGKTRVNGGNSDAVTFESSELGKVDINKRDVRVEVTGSAKTGEITVFDNATLVADSDITLSRVTVKDDVSSIEVKAKITTLEIENRNTRLTLGDKARIDKLILASSANVGDVVRNYQDVKGRIDQVSYTSSSGSSRDRDRGSSSSSEVTYTKSEDSLGTIYKNVRISGSNITIKNGTIKGNVLITSGSKDVTLRNVRIEGSLTMTASNSTTLDDVTVTGQTILQ; via the coding sequence ATGAAAGTAAAAAAGAGTTACAACAAGGTTCTGTCGACGGCCGTCATCCTTTCTATGGTGCTGGGCCCGACATCCGCACTAGCCGATACTTCGGCATTCAAAGACTTGAACCAGGCAGCTTCCTGGGCACAGGGCGGCATCATGGAGGCCAAAAATCGTGACTTAATGAAAGGTGACAATAACGGCAACTTCCGTCCAAAAGCGCTTGTCACACGTCAGGAGGTTGCATCCATACTGGTAAACATCCTGAAGCTGGAGGAGCCGAATGTGCAGGTGTCTTCCTATACAGATGTACCGCCAAATGCCTGGGGAATGCGGGCGATTGAAGCAGTGAAGAATGCGGGCATTATGCGTGGTGATGGCAATGGTAAGTTCCGTCCGAACGCACCGGTTACGAGAGAAGAGCTGGCGGTCGTATTGGTGAGTGCCATTAAAGCGGACACGATAGGAAAAGGTGGCAGTCTGGGAGTAGCAGATGCTGGCAGGATTAGTTCCTGGGCTAGACCTGCGGTACAGGTAGCGATGGAGAAGGGCTTGCTGCGTGGTGATGGAAAGAACTTTAATCCGAAGCAAAACGCACCGCGTCAGGAAGTGGCGATTATGGCCGTGAACCTGGCGAATGCCCTGCAGCAAACACCTGCACCAACACCAACACCAACCACTACGCCATCTACTAATACGATAGAAGCAAAGGTGGAGAGTGTCACAGATAGCACGATTACATTGAGCGGCAAATCATATGATTTGTCGAGTGATGTGAGAGACCTGCTGAATGACAAAAATAGAGAGGCTCTTAAAAATGCGACGATAAAAGTCGAGACGAAAGACAAGACCATCACAAAGGTTACATACCTGGAGCTTACGGCGTCCGGACAATCGGCGGGATCCGGCGACAAAAAATTCAGCGATAATGTTGTGCTGGATGGGGGCACAGTCAACGGTGACGTAAAAGTGAAGGGCGACTATGTATCCTTGAAAAATGTGAAAGTGAAGGGCGATCTGGAAGTTACGAAGGACGTATCCCGTGGTTTCTATTCCTACAGAGTAACCGTGGATGGCAAGACGCGGGTGAATGGTGGAAACAGTGACGCGGTCACTTTTGAATCATCTGAACTTGGTAAGGTCGATATCAATAAGAGAGATGTACGCGTAGAAGTGACTGGTAGCGCGAAAACAGGGGAGATTACAGTTTTTGATAATGCGACCCTTGTTGCGGATAGTGACATCACTCTGTCCCGAGTAACTGTTAAAGACGATGTATCTTCGATTGAAGTGAAAGCGAAGATTACAACGCTTGAGATTGAAAATAGAAATACGCGTCTGACGCTTGGGGATAAGGCTCGTATTGATAAGCTTATTCTTGCTTCCTCGGCCAATGTGGGAGATGTAGTGAGGAATTACCAGGATGTAAAAGGAAGAATTGATCAAGTGAGCTATACATCCTCTTCCGGAAGTAGCCGTGATCGTGACCGTGGCAGTTCTTCTAGCTCGGAAGTGACGTATACGAAATCGGAAGACTCTTTAGGAACAATATACAAAAATGTAAGGATTTCCGGCAGTAACATCACAATTAAAAACGGCACGATTAAGGGCAATGTATTAATTACATCCGGTTCCAAAGACGTAACATTGAGAAATGTAAGAATTGAAGGTTCCTTAACGATGACAGCATCCAATTCAACAACGTTAGATGATGTAACTGTAACAGGACAAACCATTCTTCAATAG
- a CDS encoding phage tail protein, which produces MTQLAAPSNLTVSGTKVSWGAVANATKYSVTIYNDKNAEVKTVSNVTTTSVDLSAQSLAAGTYTVKVKAIGNGSTYSDSALSSASGTVTIASPVTQLAAPSNLTVSGTKVSWGAVANATKYSVTIYNDKNAEVKTVSNVTTTSVDLSAQSLAAGTYTVKVKAIGNGSTYSDSALSSASSTVTIASPVTQLAAPSNLTVSGTKVSWDSVTNATKYAVTIYDDKNAEVKTVSDVATTSVDLSAQSLAAGTYTVKVKAIGNGSTYSDSALSSASSAVTIASPVTQLAAPSNLTVTGTTVSWGAVANATKYSVTIYDDKNAEVKTVSDVATTSVDLSAQSLAAGTYTVKVKAIGNGSTYSDSALSSASSAVTIASPVTQLAAPSNLTVTGTTVSWGAVANATKYSVTIYDDKNAEVKTVSDVATTSVDLSAQSLAAGTYTVKVKAIGNGTTYSDSALSSASGAVTIASPVTQLAAPSNLTVSGTKVSWDSVTNATKYAVTIYDDKNAEVKTVSNVATTSVDLSTQSLAAGTYTVKVKAIGNGTTYSDSALSAASGTVTIAAVDKSAATVGLEVAGDKKAGEAFNLSITGAKDKDGNALSKVAKIKVVANNGTSDTPVVNDQSFTFTNGAVKVPVTIGNVGTYTLKVTIEGVTGEKTVSNVTVKQ; this is translated from the coding sequence GTGACACAGCTTGCAGCACCAAGCAACCTTACTGTTTCAGGCACAAAAGTAAGCTGGGGTGCTGTTGCAAATGCGACAAAGTATTCCGTAACAATTTATAATGACAAAAATGCGGAAGTAAAAACAGTAAGCAATGTAACGACTACCTCTGTAGATTTGTCTGCTCAGAGTCTGGCTGCTGGTACGTATACAGTGAAGGTAAAAGCGATAGGCAATGGAAGCACATACAGTGATTCAGCCCTATCATCCGCTTCTGGCACTGTAACAATAGCGTCTCCAGTGACACAGCTTGCAGCACCAAGCAACCTTACTGTTTCAGGCACAAAAGTAAGCTGGGGTGCTGTTGCAAATGCGACAAAGTATTCCGTAACAATTTATAATGACAAAAATGCGGAAGTAAAAACAGTAAGCAATGTAACGACTACCTCTGTAGATTTGTCTGCTCAGAGTCTGGCTGCTGGTACGTATACAGTGAAGGTAAAAGCGATAGGCAATGGAAGCACATACAGTGATTCAGCCTTATCATCTGCTTCTAGCACTGTAACGATAGCATCTCCAGTGACACAGCTTGCAGCACCAAGCAACCTTACTGTTTCAGGTACAAAAGTGAGCTGGGATTCTGTTACGAATGCGACGAAGTATGCGGTGACGATTTATGATGACAAAAATGCGGAAGTAAAAACGGTAAGTGATGTAGCGACTACCTCTGTAGATTTATCTGCTCAGAGTCTGGCTGCTGGTACGTATACAGTGAAGGTGAAAGCGATAGGCAACGGAAGCACATACAGTGATTCAGCCCTATCATCTGCTTCTAGCGCTGTAACGATAGCGTCTCCAGTGACACAGCTTGCAGCACCAAGCAACCTTACTGTCACAGGAACGACAGTAAGCTGGGGTGCTGTTGCAAATGCAACAAAGTATTCCGTAACAATTTATGATGACAAAAATGCGGAAGTAAAAACGGTAAGTGATGTAGCGACTACCTCTGTAGATTTATCTGCTCAGAGTCTGGCTGCTGGTACGTATACAGTGAAGGTGAAAGCGATAGGCAACGGAAGCACATACAGTGATTCAGCCCTATCATCTGCTTCTAGCGCTGTAACGATAGCGTCTCCAGTGACACAGCTTGCAGCACCAAGCAACCTTACTGTCACAGGAACGACAGTAAGCTGGGGTGCTGTTGCAAATGCAACAAAGTATTCCGTAACAATTTATGATGACAAAAATGCGGAAGTAAAAACGGTAAGTGATGTAGCGACTACCTCTGTAGATTTATCTGCTCAGAGTCTGGCTGCTGGTACGTATACAGTGAAGGTGAAAGCGATAGGCAATGGAACAACATACAGTGATTCAGCCCTATCATCTGCTTCTGGCGCTGTAACGATAGCATCTCCAGTGACGCAGCTTGCAGCACCAAGCAACCTTACTGTTTCAGGTACAAAAGTAAGCTGGGATTCTGTTACGAATGCGACGAAGTATGCGGTGACGATTTATGATGACAAAAATGCGGAAGTAAAAACAGTAAGCAATGTAGCGACTACCTCTGTAGATTTATCTACTCAGAGTCTGGCTGCTGGTACGTATACAGTGAAGGTAAAAGCGATAGGTAATGGAACAACATACAGTGATTCAGCCTTATCAGCCGCTTCTGGCACTGTAACAATTGCCGCAGTGGACAAATCAGCAGCAACTGTAGGCTTAGAGGTTGCAGGAGACAAGAAGGCTGGCGAGGCATTTAACCTGTCGATCACTGGAGCAAAGGACAAAGACGGCAATGCTTTGTCAAAAGTAGCTAAAATAAAAGTAGTAGCCAATAATGGAACAAGTGATACACCGGTAGTTAACGACCAATCTTTTACTTTTACAAACGGGGCAGTTAAAGTTCCAGTAACTATTGGGAATGTAGGTACGTACACGCTGAAAGTAACGATTGAGGGTGTAACAGGTGAAAAGACAGTATCAAATGTAACTGTTAAACAATAA
- a CDS encoding methyl-accepting chemotaxis protein produces MKRLRTKILSGFAAVLALLTVLAGLMFFEMNKFEHNVEDMINKQVTLIVEDGNLNFNIAQRIALVRAYMLFGDREYKDKFHEYTEKSKAIQTKMSEVSENEQTKQLIDKSVQWRTFIEQNIFDVYDRGDKAAALSALKNTAEPMARELMAGFENLSSERQVKMKGEGERLIEAGHKSKVMTGIISLLAILVGVIVSFYVAHIISRSIVKVTEHVRRISEGDLTGEPLNINTKDETGQLVQAVNTMSDQLHTLIGHVNYSAAQVAASSEQLTASMEEGMTSTNEMADSIQIVANGSEVQMQSVEESANAMEEMANGVQRVAEASSLIAEASVDVKEQSRQGNACVVNSIEQMDRIQETTETTARQIELLQQDSKEIDEILRLISDISAETNLLSLNAAIEAARAGEAGRGFAVVADEIRKLADQTARSAEKIHQLIARVQMNTTQAVQSMEQNQQSVQSGKEVVGQVGELFTDISAKIEDISGQIEEMAATSQEMSAGAQQITASMNEMANIARESSNSMQHIAAGSEEQAAMLEEMEASAESLARMANEMRQAVHYFKL; encoded by the coding sequence ATGAAAAGATTACGGACGAAAATATTAAGCGGCTTTGCTGCAGTGCTGGCATTACTTACTGTCCTAGCTGGCCTTATGTTTTTCGAGATGAACAAGTTTGAACACAATGTAGAGGATATGATTAATAAACAGGTTACTTTAATAGTGGAAGATGGTAATCTGAATTTTAACATCGCCCAGCGTATTGCGCTTGTACGCGCTTATATGCTATTTGGTGATCGTGAATATAAAGATAAATTCCACGAATATACGGAGAAGAGCAAAGCCATTCAGACAAAAATGAGCGAGGTAAGCGAGAATGAACAAACAAAGCAATTAATTGATAAAAGCGTTCAGTGGCGAACATTTATTGAACAGAACATTTTTGATGTATATGATCGTGGGGATAAGGCAGCCGCTCTTTCTGCTCTGAAGAATACGGCAGAGCCAATGGCACGTGAGCTGATGGCTGGATTTGAAAACTTGTCGAGCGAAAGACAGGTAAAAATGAAAGGCGAAGGGGAACGATTAATTGAGGCCGGTCATAAATCGAAGGTGATGACAGGCATCATTTCCCTGTTGGCGATTCTGGTTGGGGTCATCGTTTCCTTCTATGTGGCCCATATTATTTCTCGATCGATTGTGAAAGTGACGGAGCATGTACGGCGTATTTCAGAAGGGGACCTAACGGGAGAGCCGCTGAATATCAATACGAAAGATGAGACAGGACAACTCGTTCAGGCAGTAAATACGATGTCTGATCAACTGCATACGCTTATCGGTCATGTAAACTATAGTGCTGCTCAGGTGGCTGCATCTTCTGAACAGCTAACCGCCAGCATGGAGGAAGGGATGACGTCAACAAATGAGATGGCTGACAGCATCCAGATTGTAGCCAACGGCTCAGAGGTTCAGATGCAGAGCGTCGAGGAAAGTGCGAATGCGATGGAAGAAATGGCGAATGGTGTACAGCGTGTGGCGGAGGCATCTTCCTTAATCGCTGAAGCATCGGTTGATGTGAAGGAGCAATCCCGTCAAGGAAATGCTTGCGTGGTGAATTCAATTGAACAGATGGATCGAATTCAGGAAACGACAGAGACGACAGCCAGACAGATTGAGCTTTTACAGCAGGATTCAAAAGAAATCGATGAGATTCTACGTCTTATCTCTGATATTTCAGCGGAGACGAATCTATTGTCACTTAATGCGGCAATAGAAGCTGCACGGGCAGGTGAAGCGGGCAGGGGATTTGCGGTTGTTGCAGATGAAATTCGTAAGCTGGCGGATCAAACCGCCAGGTCGGCCGAGAAAATTCATCAGTTGATTGCCCGTGTACAAATGAACACCACTCAGGCGGTTCAGTCTATGGAACAGAACCAGCAGAGCGTGCAATCAGGTAAAGAGGTTGTAGGACAGGTAGGAGAACTATTTACGGACATTTCTGCGAAAATAGAGGATATCTCAGGTCAGATTGAAGAGATGGCAGCAACATCACAGGAAATGTCAGCCGGTGCCCAGCAGATTACTGCCTCTATGAATGAGATGGCGAATATTGCAAGAGAATCATCGAATAGCATGCAGCATATTGCTGCCGGTTCAGAGGAGCAGGCGGCGATGCTGGAAGAAATGGAGGCTTCTGCCGAATCGCTTGCCCGTATGGCAAATGAAATGCGCCAGGCTGTACATTACTTTAAACTTTGA